The DNA window GGTGATCAGGGTCGTGACGTGGGAATCCACGATCGTGAGGAAGGCCTTGTCGTAGCCGCCGTCCACGGCCAGACGGACCGGCTTGCCCTGCCGGAGCTCCTCGCGGATCCGCTCAAAGATCAGGACATTCGAATCCACGCCCATTCCGATGGTGAGAATAATGCCAGCAATGCCCGGAAGAGTCAAGGTGGCGTTGAGCGCCGCCAGGGCGCCGATCAAGACGATCAGGTTCAGGATCAGGGCCATATCCGCGACGACGCCCGCGAGACGGTAATAAACCATCATAAACAAGACGACCATCACTCCCGCCAGGACGGTGGCCTGAATTCCCATCCGGATCGAGTCCTGGCCCAGCGAAGGACCCACCGTGAGGTCCTCGAGCGTGCGGACGGGAGCCAGAAGCGCCCCGGCCCTCAGGACGATGGCCAGGTCGTTCGCCTCCTGGGTGGTGAAGCTCCCGGTGATCTGCGCGCTTCCGCCGGCGATTCGATCCTGAATCACGGGGGCCGAATAGACGTTGTCGTCCAGGATGATCGCCAGACGTTTCTTCACGTTCTCGGCCGTGATCTTCTCGAATTGCTGGGCGCCGACGCCGTTAAAGGTGATCGAGACGTAGGGCTCGTTGAACTGCCCGATGCTCACGCGCGCGTCGGTCAACACGTCCCCGGTCATCAATGTTCGTTTCTTGATCAGATAGGGTCGCTTCCGGACCTCGCCGGTTTGTTTGTCGACGTTCCGCTCGAACAACAGCTCGTCGCCTTCCGGAACCTTGCCGGCGTATTCGGCCATGAAGGTTTCTTCATTCTGCGGGGTGATGGAGACCGGAAGGGTGCGGCCGACCGGGCTGTCTTCGTCCAAAAGCTTAAATTCCAGCAAGGCCGTCTTTCCGATCAGCTCCTTCGCCCGCTTGGAGTCCTTCACCCCCGGAAGCTGGATCACGATCTGCTTGGGCCCCTGTCGCTGAATCAACGGCTCGGTCACGCCGAACTGATCGATCCGGTTGCGGATCGTCTCGAGCGCCTGGGTGGTCGCGGTATCCTTGATCCGCGTCACCTCGCCCTCCCGAAGCGAGTAAACCAGGTCGTTTCCGGGGGTCTCCCGTGAAACGAAGTTCGGGAAGTTGGCCTCGATTTTTTTCGCGACGTCGGCCTTCTTGTCCGGCCCGGGAAGGGTCACGGTCAGCTCCGAAGGCCCGGTCCTCTTGACCGAATCCGCCGGAAGCTTGCTTTCGTTCAGAAGATCTTTAATGGACGAAGCGGTCCTTTCCACCAGGTTTTCGACCGCCTTGTCCTCCTCCACCTCCAGCACCATGTGGATCCCTCCCTGGAGGTCGAGCCCCAGCGTGACCCCGCGGCTGGGCAGATATTTTTTCCACCAGTCCGGCATTTGTTGAAAGACGGGGGTGGAGGGCAAAAAGTATACGATCGAAATCAAAACGGTCAAGCTCAACAGCAACAGTCGTCCTCGAATTCCTCGTTTCACGTCAGGCATCCTCTCCTTGTGAATGAATCGGTCTCGCGCCGCCTGCGATCTCCCAGACTTCCCTCCCCGGTATCTCCTTCGCGGGAGGCGGATATCAGGAAGCCTCTTCCGGCTCCTCCTGAAGTTCCGCGATGTACTCCCGCCGGATTTTGACCCGGACATTGTCCGCGATCTGGATCGTGACGACGTTTTTATTCAGGGCGGCCACGGTTCCCAGCAGGCCCCCGGTGGTCAACACCCGATCGCCCTTCTTCAGCGCCTCCAGCAAGGCCTTGTGTTTTTTCTGCTTGCGTTGCTGGGGAAGGATCAAAAGAAAATAGAACACGACGAAAATCAGGACAAACGGCAGGAAAGAGACCACCATCCCTCCGGGTCCGGCCGACGGAACCGCCGCGGGGGCCCCTCCCGGATCTTGCGCCCACGCCAACGTTGAGAAGATATCCATTCGTTCATCCCTCCTTTTAATCCGATTATTTCGATTCCCACAGCGCGGAGCTTGTCTCCGCGCGGAGATGAACTCCGCGCTGTATATTTTCGATAAGACGTCGCCGTAATTATGAATCAGCGCACTATGCTTCGCAACGCATGCGGTAAAACTCTTCCCGGTATTGTATCAGCCGCCCTTCGCGAATCGCCTGACGGATCTGCTCCATGAGCCGAAGATAGTAGTGCAGGTTGTGGATCGTGTTCAGGCGAAGCGCCAGGGTCTCCTGGGACATGAAAAGATGCCGCAGATAGGCCCGCGAGAATTGACGACAGGTGCTGCAGTCGCAGGCCGGGTCGATGGGCGATTCGTCCCGGGCATATTGCGCGTTCTTGATGACGACCCTCCCGAAGGAGGTAAAAAGCCATCCGGTGCGCGCATGGCGCGTCGGGATCACGCAGTCAAACATGTCGACCCCCCGCATGACGCACTCCAGCAGGTCCTCCGGCATTCCCACCCCCATCAGATATCGCGGTCGCTCTTCGGGAAGAAGCGGTACCACCTGATCCACCACCTCCCGCATCATCGCAGGGGTCTCTCCGACGCTGAGCCCACCCAGGGCGTAGCCCTCGAACCCCACCTCGAGCAGTCGCTGCGTCGCCTCCCGCCTCAACTCGGGATAGAACCCGCCCTGAACGATTCCGAACAGGACCTGATCCCGACGCCGGTGCGCCTGCCGGCTCCTCCGCGCCCATTGGATCGTGCGGTCGAGCGCATCGCGCGTCGCTTCCCGGCTGCTGGGGTAGGGAAGGCATTCGTCCAGCACCATGATGATGTCCGCCCCCAGGGCCTCCTGAATCTCGATCACGAATTCCGGAGAGAAAAAATGAAGCGAGCCGTCCAGGTGGGACTGGAAGGTCGCCCCCTCCTCCGTCACCTTGCAGAGCTCGGCCAGACTGAAGACCTGATACCCGCCGCTGTCCGTCAGGATCGGACGGTCCCAGGAAATGAAGCGGTGCAGCCCGCCCAATTCGGCGATGAGCTGATGCCCGGGACGAAGATAGAGATGATAGGCATTCCCGAGGATGATTTCCACGCCGAGCGCCTTCAGCTCCTCCGGGGAAAGGGTCTTGACCGTTCCGGCCGTGCCGACCGGCATGAAGACCGGAGTCTGGATCGAGCCGTGCGGGGTCTCCAAGCGCCCGCAACGGGCCCGCGTCTCCCCCTCTTTGGCCAGGACCGTGAAACTCATCTATTTCGTCCGCTCATATTTTTAGGGGCTCACGTCGCCACCGTTCCTAAGCGGGGGCCCGTGCGGGCTACGCTCCTCCGATGCCCCCGCGCCCCGCGCTCGGCCGGTCCAAGCCCGATCCTCGCTTTCACCAGACAAACCGGATGGAGCCTTCCCCTCCCGCCCGCCGTGCCCGCTGAGTAAATCCCCGGTCTACATCCGCTCCGGGGCCGTGACGCCGAGGATCGCCAGGGCGTTGGCCATCACCGTCCGAACCGCGCCGACCATCAACAGGCGGGCCTGGGTGAGCTCCTCGTTCGCCGAGATGATCCGGTGTTTGAAATAATAATTGTGCAGAAGGCCGGCCAGATCGAGGAGATAGAACGTCAGGCGATGCGGTTCCAGGGCGCGCGCGCCCTCCTCGATCAGCTTCGGAAAAGCATCTAGACGCTTCATGAGTTTCAACTCCTCCGGCTCCGTTAAAAGATCGAGGCGGACCTGTTTTGGATCTTTCAGGCGAATGCCCTGTTCCGCGGCCTGCCGTCCGACGCTGCACAAACGGGCGTGGGCATACTGGACATAATAAACCGGGTTTTCGTTGGACTGGCGCTTGGCCAGTTCCAGGTCGAAATCCATCGGGCTGTCGAGGCGCCGCATCAGGAAAAAGAAAAGGGCGGCGTCCTTGCCCACCTCGTCGACCACATCGCGAAGGGTCACGAATTCCCCGGCCCGCTTCGACATCGGAACCGGCTGGCCGTTCCGGACCAGCTTGACCAGCTGCCCGATCAGGATCCGGAGCCGCGTCTTGGGATAGCCCAGCGCCTGGACCGCCGCCTCCATCCTCGCCGTGTAGCCGTGGTGGTCGGCGCCCCAGATGTCGATCAACAGATCGAACCCGCGCGCGAGCTTGTCCCGATGATAGGCGATATCGGAGGCCAGGTAGGTGAACTCCCCGTCCTCCTTCCGGACCACGCGGTCCTTGTCATCGCCGAAATGGGTCGATCGAAACCAAAGGGCGCCGTCCTTTTCGTAGAGAAAATCTTTTTCCCGGAGCTCGTCCAACGCGTTTTGGACGGCGCCGCTTTGATAGAGTGACGCCTCGCTGAACCAGTCGTCAAACGTGATCCCGAAGGCCGAGAGGTCCTCCCGGATTACGCCCGTCATCTCCTCCAGCGCATGCCGCGTGAAGAACTCAAGACACTCCTCGGCGCCTCGGCCCCGATATTGATCCCCGTAGCGGTCGGCCAGGCCTTGGGCGATCCCGGCAACGTATCCGCCCCGGTAGCCGTCCTCGGGATCGGGCACCGGATGACCCAGAATCTGCTGGTATCGCGCATAGACCGACAAACCCAACAATTTCACCTGGCGGCCGGAATCGTTATTGTAATATTCCCGATGGACCCGATCCCCCGCCGCCTCCAGAAGGTTGGCCAGGGCGTTTCCCACGGCGGCCCACCGCCCGTGACCGACATGCAGCGGGCCGGTCGGGTTGGCGCTGACAAACTCGACCTGAACCCATTGCCCCTTCCCCGAGTCGACGCGGCCGAACCGTTTCCCCTGCTCCTCGATCTCGGGCAAGACCCGGCGCCACTGATCCTGCTTTAAGGTGAGATTGATATAACCCGGACCCGCGAGTTGGACATCCTCCAGAATCTTCTGCGTCTCATTCCGGAGGCAATCTTGAAGCACCTGAGCGATCTCGCGTGGGGGCCGCCTCTCGATCGGGGCCAGCATCATCGCCACGGTCGTCGCAAAATCGGCCGGAACCGTCTCCTTCGGAATCTCGACGACCACTTTATCCGGATCGGGCCGGGAACGGATCTTCCCCTCCTCGCAGGCCCTCTCCCAGGCCTTCAGGATCATCTCCTTGATCAGACGATCTTTGGTCATGGCGCGGTCATCCCCCCGGTCTCAGTATCCCGGGACGGATTGCCCAGAAGACCCTTTATCAAGCCACTGCACCTTTACCGTCTGCCCCTTCTCCATCTCAGCGGCTTCCGACGGGAAAATCAACAGGCCGTCGGCCTTGACCATGGAGGTCAGCACCCCGGAACTCTGGTTCCCCGTGGTCCAGACTTCGTGCCGGTCTCCCGCCTTTCTCAGCACCGCCCTTACGAAATGCGTTTTCCCGGGCTTCTTGGTGATCCGCTCCATCAGGACCGCCTCGATGACCGGACGGAACAAACTTGTGTGCCCCTGCATCTTCCGAAGCGCCGGGCGGACAAATTGCTCAAAGGTCACCATCGTCGAAACGGGGTTTCCGGGAAGCCCGAAGACGGGTTTGGCTTGAAGGCTGCCGAAGGCCAGGGGCTCGCCCGGTTTCATCGCGACCTTCCAGAAGGCCATCCGGATGCCCAATTGTTCCAGGACATCCTTCACGAAATCGTACAGCCCAACCGAAACGCCGCCCGAAATCAACAGAAGATCGGCGCCCAGCCCCTGCGTCAGGCGGCCGAGCAGATCCTCCCGGGTATCCTTCGCAATCCCCAAAATGACCGGCACGCCCCCCGCTTCGAGCACTTGAGCCGCCAGGGCATACCCGTTGCTGTTCATGATTTTATTCGGGGTCAATTCCTCGTCGAAATCCGCCAGCTCATTTCCCGTCGCCAATATCGCCACGCGCGGGCGCTGATAAACAAGGACCTGTGACCGGCCCAGGGAGGCCAGCAGTCCCACCTCCGCCGGCCCCACCACACTGTTTTGGGCCAGCATCACATGACCGGCCTGAATATCCTCCCCGCGAAGGCGGACATTTTCTCCTTGTTCGGCGGGACACAGGATTTGGATGGAGTCCCCTTCCAAGCGGGTATCCTCGACTCGAATCACGGCGTCCGCGCCTTCGGGCACGGGCGCCCCGGTCATGATCCGGCTGGCCTGGCCCGGTCCGATGCTCTTGGTCGGGAGGAAACCCGCCGCGATCTCCTCGATCACCCCGAGGCGAACCGGTTTTTTTTCGGACGCTCCGAAAACATCCGCATGTCGGACGGCATACCCGTCCATCGCGGAACTGTTCCACGGCGGATGATCGCGTCCCGAGAGCACCGCTTCGGCCATCACGCGTCCCATGGAATGGAGAAGGTCCAGTTTCTCGGTCCCCATCCGCTGGATCTGGTCGAGTATCAACGACCGCGCTTTTTCAACCGGGATCATCCCGACACCATCCCATTAAAATGGTGTATTATAACCCAAGGACACCGACGTGTAAAGGCGCGCGATTGTAGGTCGGGAAAATAATCCCACCAAAAATCGGAGATCCGGATCGCCGCCGGTATCGATTCACCCGAAATGCAAAAAGGGGGTGACGCGCGTCACCCCCTTTGCAAGTAAAGCCAACAAACGGCTCTTATTTTCGCTTCTGCTTGGACTCGTTGGCCTTTCGGATGATCCAGCCCTCGATTCCAAAGACCACAATCACCGCGATAAAGGGATAGATATACGCCGTCGTCGGCGTCGGCGGCTCGAGGATCGTGTAATACCAGGTTGAAATGGATGTTTTCAAACCATGGTCGCCGTTGTTTCCGTCCCAGACAAAGAACGCGGTCGGGATGTACTGGCCTTTCTCAAACTGGACCCCGTTATCCTTGTCGTCCGTTGTCAGGGCCCGCGTCAGAATCACCCGCCACCGGCCGTCTTTATACTCGGAGAATATGGCCTTGACGTTCTGGGTTGGGCGGGCATCCAGTTTTAGATCGCCTCCCATGGAGCCGTGTCCGGTGTATTCCTTCACCGTCCCGTCGGCTTCCCATTTCCAGACATCGACGGCATTTTTGGTGTCCCCAAAGATAAATCGCGGTTTCTCCGGTGGAACAAGGGATTGCCACTTGGCCGGGAACTGGATTGCGACCGCATCGTTAAACATCGGGTATTCCCTCAATGCAATCGGCTGTCCCGACGGCGGGGTTTCCTGGAAACTGGCAGCCTGAGCCAGCGCCTCCGGCGTGGCCACGCTCTTGATCCGATCGTCCCATTCAAAATACCAGGCGATTTCCTTGTCGTTAAAAACGGACTTTACCCAGACATCATCGACCAAGCGCACGAAATTCCGCGGTTTGTGGGTAATCTGTCCGGCCAGCGCGATATATTGGTTCGGAATTTTCTGCCAGATCGGGTCATCCGGATTGCTCGGAAGGTTGCCTTTGATAATGTGAGACCTCACCACCACATTCATGGCCGGATGCACGGTCTGGGGATCGATTTTTTCCTTCGGACAGAGGGATATCACAAAATTCGCCACGTCCCAACGCTGCTCGGGGGTGAGAGTATCGGCAAAGGATGGCATCGGTGTGCCGTTCAACCCGGTCGAAACTTCCCGGAAAACGTTCCGGGGATTATAAGGATCTTCACGGTTCCCGCGGAAGTTCCAGCATTTGTGCAAATCGGCCGGAAAGATCGGGAAGCCCCATTCATCCTTCTGGGTTTTATTTCCGTCTCCCCGCTCGTCGTTTCCGTGGCATTCCACACATTTTCCCTTATTCATAAACACATCTTGACCGCGTTTAATACTTTCGGCCGATGTGGGGGTCTGCTTGCCATAGTCAATTACATGAAAATCTTCATTTTCGGTGTCCTGAAAATTTCGATCCTTGACAAGATTGGTCATGACGAACGAAACCACTTGATGGCGCTGCTGGTCGGTCAATATCCCTTCCCACGGAGGCATCGCGGAACCCGGCAATCCATGGGTCACGGTCAGGAAGAGGTCGTTCTCGGTCGGAAGCTCGCCGCTCGCGGTATGCCGGATCTTAAATGTTCCCGCGTTAAAATTCCGGGGCCTGGGCCATAGACGATCGGCCGAGGGTCCATCCCCGGCGCCCTCGGGGCCGTGGCACCAGACGCATTTCTTAAAATAGATCTGCTTTCCGGCCTCGACGTCGGCCGGAGACGGCTTCGCCGGGCGGCCGGCGTTTGCGGCGGCCTTTTCGTCCTTGGTTTCGGCCATTGTGAGGACGACGCTTCCGGCCGCAACGAGTGCCACCGTGACGGCCCCCATCACGACCGCTTTCTTATAGCTCAAGAGAGATAAAATCCTGTTCATCGCTCGTGCCCCTTTCACGTCAACGGATGATTAAACCCAAGCCTAATCCCATGTCCTGGGGAAGAACTCCGTATGCCAATAC is part of the Nitrospiria bacterium genome and encodes:
- a CDS encoding c-type cytochrome, whose translation is MNRILSLLSYKKAVVMGAVTVALVAAGSVVLTMAETKDEKAAANAGRPAKPSPADVEAGKQIYFKKCVWCHGPEGAGDGPSADRLWPRPRNFNAGTFKIRHTASGELPTENDLFLTVTHGLPGSAMPPWEGILTDQQRHQVVSFVMTNLVKDRNFQDTENEDFHVIDYGKQTPTSAESIKRGQDVFMNKGKCVECHGNDERGDGNKTQKDEWGFPIFPADLHKCWNFRGNREDPYNPRNVFREVSTGLNGTPMPSFADTLTPEQRWDVANFVISLCPKEKIDPQTVHPAMNVVVRSHIIKGNLPSNPDDPIWQKIPNQYIALAGQITHKPRNFVRLVDDVWVKSVFNDKEIAWYFEWDDRIKSVATPEALAQAASFQETPPSGQPIALREYPMFNDAVAIQFPAKWQSLVPPEKPRFIFGDTKNAVDVWKWEADGTVKEYTGHGSMGGDLKLDARPTQNVKAIFSEYKDGRWRVILTRALTTDDKDNGVQFEKGQYIPTAFFVWDGNNGDHGLKTSISTWYYTILEPPTPTTAYIYPFIAVIVVFGIEGWIIRKANESKQKRK
- the argS gene encoding arginine--tRNA ligase translates to MTKDRLIKEMILKAWERACEEGKIRSRPDPDKVVVEIPKETVPADFATTVAMMLAPIERRPPREIAQVLQDCLRNETQKILEDVQLAGPGYINLTLKQDQWRRVLPEIEEQGKRFGRVDSGKGQWVQVEFVSANPTGPLHVGHGRWAAVGNALANLLEAAGDRVHREYYNNDSGRQVKLLGLSVYARYQQILGHPVPDPEDGYRGGYVAGIAQGLADRYGDQYRGRGAEECLEFFTRHALEEMTGVIREDLSAFGITFDDWFSEASLYQSGAVQNALDELREKDFLYEKDGALWFRSTHFGDDKDRVVRKEDGEFTYLASDIAYHRDKLARGFDLLIDIWGADHHGYTARMEAAVQALGYPKTRLRILIGQLVKLVRNGQPVPMSKRAGEFVTLRDVVDEVGKDAALFFFLMRRLDSPMDFDLELAKRQSNENPVYYVQYAHARLCSVGRQAAEQGIRLKDPKQVRLDLLTEPEELKLMKRLDAFPKLIEEGARALEPHRLTFYLLDLAGLLHNYYFKHRIISANEELTQARLLMVGAVRTVMANALAILGVTAPERM
- the secD gene encoding protein translocase subunit SecD encodes the protein MKRGIRGRLLLLSLTVLISIVYFLPSTPVFQQMPDWWKKYLPSRGVTLGLDLQGGIHMVLEVEEDKAVENLVERTASSIKDLLNESKLPADSVKRTGPSELTVTLPGPDKKADVAKKIEANFPNFVSRETPGNDLVYSLREGEVTRIKDTATTQALETIRNRIDQFGVTEPLIQRQGPKQIVIQLPGVKDSKRAKELIGKTALLEFKLLDEDSPVGRTLPVSITPQNEETFMAEYAGKVPEGDELLFERNVDKQTGEVRKRPYLIKKRTLMTGDVLTDARVSIGQFNEPYVSITFNGVGAQQFEKITAENVKKRLAIILDDNVYSAPVIQDRIAGGSAQITGSFTTQEANDLAIVLRAGALLAPVRTLEDLTVGPSLGQDSIRMGIQATVLAGVMVVLFMMVYYRLAGVVADMALILNLIVLIGALAALNATLTLPGIAGIILTIGMGVDSNVLIFERIREELRQGKPVRLAVDGGYDKAFLTIVDSHVTTLITATVLFLFGTGPIKGFAVSLSLGIAINLFTALVGTKVVFDFVNSRWKLARLSI
- the yajC gene encoding preprotein translocase subunit YajC, whose product is MDIFSTLAWAQDPGGAPAAVPSAGPGGMVVSFLPFVLIFVVFYFLLILPQQRKQKKHKALLEALKKGDRVLTTGGLLGTVAALNKNVVTIQIADNVRVKIRREYIAELQEEPEEAS
- the glp gene encoding gephyrin-like molybdotransferase Glp, producing the protein MIPVEKARSLILDQIQRMGTEKLDLLHSMGRVMAEAVLSGRDHPPWNSSAMDGYAVRHADVFGASEKKPVRLGVIEEIAAGFLPTKSIGPGQASRIMTGAPVPEGADAVIRVEDTRLEGDSIQILCPAEQGENVRLRGEDIQAGHVMLAQNSVVGPAEVGLLASLGRSQVLVYQRPRVAILATGNELADFDEELTPNKIMNSNGYALAAQVLEAGGVPVILGIAKDTREDLLGRLTQGLGADLLLISGGVSVGLYDFVKDVLEQLGIRMAFWKVAMKPGEPLAFGSLQAKPVFGLPGNPVSTMVTFEQFVRPALRKMQGHTSLFRPVIEAVLMERITKKPGKTHFVRAVLRKAGDRHEVWTTGNQSSGVLTSMVKADGLLIFPSEAAEMEKGQTVKVQWLDKGSSGQSVPGY
- the tgt gene encoding tRNA guanosine(34) transglycosylase Tgt translates to MSFTVLAKEGETRARCGRLETPHGSIQTPVFMPVGTAGTVKTLSPEELKALGVEIILGNAYHLYLRPGHQLIAELGGLHRFISWDRPILTDSGGYQVFSLAELCKVTEEGATFQSHLDGSLHFFSPEFVIEIQEALGADIIMVLDECLPYPSSREATRDALDRTIQWARRSRQAHRRRDQVLFGIVQGGFYPELRREATQRLLEVGFEGYALGGLSVGETPAMMREVVDQVVPLLPEERPRYLMGVGMPEDLLECVMRGVDMFDCVIPTRHARTGWLFTSFGRVVIKNAQYARDESPIDPACDCSTCRQFSRAYLRHLFMSQETLALRLNTIHNLHYYLRLMEQIRQAIREGRLIQYREEFYRMRCEA